A genome region from Candidatus Binatia bacterium includes the following:
- the tatA gene encoding twin-arginine translocase TatA/TatE family subunit — protein MGLGFSELLVILLIVLIIFGAGKLPELGEGIGKGIKNFRKAVKPEEIDVTPRREDREPDPDSRDRR, from the coding sequence ATGGGACTCGGGTTCAGCGAGCTGCTGGTCATCCTGCTCATCGTGCTGATCATTTTCGGCGCCGGGAAGCTTCCCGAGCTCGGAGAGGGAATCGGCAAGGGCATCAAGAACTTCCGCAAGGCCGTCAAGCCCGAGGAAATCGATGTCACTCCGCGGCGAGAGGACCGGGAACCGGATCCTGACTCGCGTGATCGGCGGTAG
- the gcvPB gene encoding aminomethyl-transferring glycine dehydrogenase subunit GcvPB, with the protein MKRSLELPIFEKGSPGRSGIDVTAADAAVPLDASLLRDTLEDFPEVSEPEVIRHYVRLSQLNYSAATHFYPLGSCTMKYNPVANERAAALPGFANLHPYAPDGNAQGALRLLADLERMLCEISGLDAVSLQPAAGAQGELTGMKMIRAWHLSQGRARSKVLIPESAHGTNPASATLCGYDSVSVPCDGRGLLSAAAVRERMDEEVAALMVTNPNTLGLFEEDILEIAAVVHERGGLVYMDGANMNALMGVAKPGAMGADVLQFNLHKTFSTPHGGGGPGAGPVAVRGFLERFLPRPRIVEKNGLLAWEHDRPDSIGKVRSFYGNFGILVRAWSYMAACGGDGLTETTRMAVLAANYLKARLRTGYNLAYDRPCMHEVVLTDKIQQKSGVKTLDIAKRLLDYGFHAPTIYFPLVVAGALMIEPTETESLETLDAFADAMLAVAAEAETDPERVREAPHETVLSRLDETRAARSPLLTWKPAAAAPGT; encoded by the coding sequence ATGAAACGATCGCTCGAGCTTCCGATCTTCGAAAAGGGCAGCCCCGGCAGGAGCGGCATCGACGTTACTGCTGCCGATGCGGCGGTCCCGCTGGATGCTTCGCTGCTTCGCGACACGCTCGAGGATTTCCCAGAGGTGAGCGAGCCGGAAGTGATCCGCCACTACGTTCGTCTTTCGCAGCTGAACTATTCGGCGGCTACCCACTTCTATCCGCTCGGCTCCTGTACGATGAAGTACAACCCGGTGGCCAACGAAAGAGCCGCCGCGCTGCCCGGGTTCGCGAACCTGCATCCGTACGCTCCTGACGGGAACGCCCAGGGCGCGCTGCGCCTTCTCGCCGATCTCGAAAGAATGCTCTGCGAGATCAGCGGACTCGATGCGGTTTCGCTGCAGCCCGCGGCCGGAGCCCAGGGGGAGCTGACCGGCATGAAGATGATCCGCGCGTGGCACCTGTCGCAGGGCCGCGCGCGCAGCAAGGTTCTGATTCCCGAGAGCGCCCACGGAACCAATCCCGCGAGCGCGACGCTTTGCGGTTACGACAGCGTGTCGGTGCCGTGCGACGGGCGCGGCCTGCTTTCGGCCGCTGCCGTGCGCGAGAGGATGGACGAAGAGGTGGCCGCATTGATGGTCACCAACCCGAACACGCTCGGGCTGTTCGAAGAAGACATCCTCGAGATCGCCGCCGTCGTGCACGAGCGCGGCGGCCTGGTCTACATGGACGGCGCGAACATGAACGCGCTGATGGGCGTCGCCAAGCCCGGGGCGATGGGCGCCGACGTACTGCAGTTCAACCTGCACAAGACGTTTTCGACTCCGCATGGCGGCGGCGGCCCGGGCGCGGGTCCAGTTGCGGTGCGCGGCTTCCTCGAGCGCTTCCTGCCGCGGCCCCGGATCGTCGAGAAGAACGGGCTGCTCGCGTGGGAACACGACAGGCCCGATTCGATCGGCAAGGTAAGATCGTTCTACGGCAACTTCGGAATCCTCGTGCGCGCGTGGTCGTACATGGCGGCTTGCGGCGGCGACGGCCTCACCGAGACGACGCGCATGGCCGTGCTTGCGGCAAACTATCTCAAGGCCCGGCTCAGGACTGGCTACAACCTGGCTTACGACCGCCCGTGCATGCACGAAGTGGTGCTGACCGACAAGATCCAGCAGAAGAGCGGCGTCAAGACCCTCGACATCGCCAAGCGTCTTCTCGATTACGGCTTCCACGCCCCGACGATCTACTTTCCGCTCGTCGTCGCCGGAGCGCTGATGATCGAGCCCACCGAAACCGAGAGCCTCGAGACCCTCGATGCCTTCGCCGACGCAATGCTCGCGGTGGCTGCGGAAGCCGAGACGGATCCCGAAAGGGTGCGCGAGGCTCCCCACGAGACCGTGCTCTCGCGCCTCGACGAGACGCGGGCGGCGCGCAGCCCGCTGCTCACCTGGAAGCCGGCCGCAGCGGCGCCCGGCACCTGA
- the gcvPA gene encoding aminomethyl-transferring glycine dehydrogenase subunit GcvPA, which yields MRFLPHTPSDVARMLAVVGEASVDDLFPTVPASLRASAAINLEPGLGEREVFDKLGALADANRITASFQGAGCYRHFVPAAVSAVMGRSEFATSYTPYQPEVSQGTLQASFEFQTYVARLAGLDVANASMYDGASAFAEALLMAMRVHKGRSRLLVSAGIHPEYVEVARTYLAGHGRGEIVEVPLGGDGRSDLAALEELLGEDVAAVATGYPNFFGVIDDLGGTSRLARRVGALSISVTTEALSLALLRSPGSCGADIAVAEGQSFGLPVSYGGPGVGLFATRAQHVRQMPGRLVGQTVDEEGKRGYVLTLSTREQHIRREKATSNICTNQGLAALCATVFLSLAGRSGLRALAAENARAAHRAADRLAREAGIRASFAAPFFNEFSVDVPELDSVFERCVGAGVVPGVRVASLVPGHPEHVNRLLVAVTECTRDEEIDVLIDSLAARKAA from the coding sequence GTGCGTTTTCTCCCGCACACGCCCTCCGACGTCGCCCGCATGCTCGCCGTCGTCGGCGAGGCGAGCGTCGATGATCTTTTTCCGACCGTCCCCGCATCGCTGAGAGCCAGCGCCGCGATCAACCTCGAGCCGGGCCTCGGCGAAAGGGAGGTATTCGACAAGCTGGGCGCGCTTGCGGATGCCAACCGCATCACCGCGAGTTTCCAGGGTGCGGGCTGCTACCGCCATTTCGTTCCTGCCGCGGTCTCGGCCGTCATGGGCCGCTCGGAATTCGCGACGTCGTACACGCCGTACCAGCCCGAAGTGAGCCAGGGCACTCTGCAGGCCTCGTTCGAGTTCCAGACGTACGTTGCACGCCTGGCCGGCCTCGATGTCGCCAACGCGAGCATGTACGACGGCGCCTCCGCGTTCGCCGAGGCACTGCTGATGGCGATGCGGGTGCACAAGGGCCGCTCGCGCCTGCTCGTCTCGGCCGGAATTCATCCCGAATACGTCGAAGTCGCCCGCACCTACCTTGCCGGCCACGGCCGCGGCGAGATCGTCGAGGTGCCGCTCGGCGGCGACGGTCGCAGCGACCTTGCGGCGCTCGAAGAGCTGCTCGGCGAAGACGTCGCGGCGGTCGCGACCGGCTATCCGAATTTCTTCGGCGTGATCGACGATCTCGGCGGAACATCGCGCCTTGCCCGCCGCGTCGGCGCGCTCTCGATCAGCGTGACCACCGAAGCGCTGTCGCTTGCGCTGCTGCGCTCGCCGGGAAGCTGCGGCGCCGACATCGCCGTAGCGGAAGGGCAGAGCTTCGGACTTCCGGTCTCGTACGGCGGCCCGGGCGTCGGCCTGTTCGCGACCCGCGCCCAGCACGTGCGACAGATGCCCGGACGACTGGTCGGCCAGACCGTCGACGAAGAGGGCAAGCGAGGCTACGTGCTGACGCTGTCGACGCGCGAGCAACACATCCGCCGCGAGAAGGCGACGTCGAACATCTGCACCAACCAGGGACTGGCTGCGCTTTGCGCCACCGTGTTCCTGAGCCTGGCCGGACGCAGCGGCCTGCGCGCGCTGGCGGCGGAGAATGCGCGCGCCGCGCATCGCGCCGCCGACCGCCTGGCGCGCGAGGCAGGAATCCGCGCGTCGTTTGCCGCGCCGTTCTTCAACGAGTTCAGCGTCGACGTTCCCGAACTCGACTCGGTGTTCGAGCGTTGCGTGGGCGCCGGCGTCGTGCCGGGCGTGCGCGTCGCCTCTCTCGTGCCCGGCCACCCCGAGCATGTGAACCGCCTTCTGGTCGCCGTCACCGAATGCACGCGCGACGAAGAGATCGACGTGCTCATCGACAGCCTGGCCGCACGCAAGGCCGCATAA
- the gcvH gene encoding glycine cleavage system protein GcvH: MEVPDDLRYTSEHEWVRVEPDGTVTVGITDYAQSQLGDIVFVELPKAADEPEVTRDEPFAVVESVKAASDIYAPISGKVIEVNEELPDSPNTINEDPYGDGWLVRLQPKNVAEVEELMDSDAYEELISELGE; this comes from the coding sequence ATGGAGGTCCCTGACGATCTTCGTTACACGTCCGAGCACGAGTGGGTGAGGGTGGAGCCGGACGGCACCGTCACGGTCGGCATCACCGATTACGCCCAGTCCCAGCTCGGCGACATCGTATTCGTCGAGCTTCCGAAGGCCGCCGACGAGCCCGAAGTGACGCGCGATGAACCGTTCGCGGTCGTCGAGTCGGTAAAAGCCGCCTCCGACATCTACGCTCCGATCAGCGGCAAGGTGATCGAAGTCAACGAAGAGCTGCCCGACTCGCCGAACACCATCAACGAAGACCCTTACGGGGACGGCTGGCTGGTGCGACTGCAGCCGAAAAACGTTGCCGAGGTCGAGGAGCTGATGGATTCGGACGCCTACGAAGAGCTGATTTCGGAGCTCGGCGAGTAA
- the gcvT gene encoding glycine cleavage system aminomethyltransferase GcvT translates to MSAATGARRTPLCDEHVAAGARIVEFAGWAMPVQYGSILAEHRAVREAAGLFDVSHMGEVEIVGPRAEELCAKLFTNDARVLAPGRAQYSMIPTEDGGVVDDIIVYRLEHERFLVCVNASNAATDLAWIRERAIDGASIVDRSDETGLIAIQGPKAAAIVVRLAPALASLPRMGCTEAEVGGITLVAARTGYTGEDGFELFCPAERAVALWRLLVETGRDDGLALCGLGARDTLRIEAALPLYGHELGLDISPYEVRLGWAVKANRPGMVGYEALVRAAAGGATRRLIGLFVEGGIAREGAAVFTPGAPEAAGRVTSGTHSPTLGRPVAMALVDGKVAAATTAASANGAEAVLEVDVRGKRRRAVVTRLPFCVKRPAA, encoded by the coding sequence GTGAGCGCCGCGACCGGAGCGCGCCGCACGCCGCTTTGCGACGAGCACGTGGCTGCCGGCGCGCGCATCGTCGAATTCGCCGGCTGGGCGATGCCGGTCCAGTACGGTTCGATCCTCGCCGAGCATCGGGCAGTGCGGGAGGCTGCCGGTCTCTTCGACGTCAGTCACATGGGCGAAGTCGAGATCGTCGGGCCCCGCGCCGAAGAGCTGTGCGCGAAGCTGTTCACGAACGACGCGCGCGTGCTCGCTCCCGGCCGCGCCCAGTACAGCATGATTCCGACCGAGGACGGCGGTGTCGTCGACGACATCATCGTCTACCGGCTCGAGCACGAGCGCTTTCTCGTCTGCGTCAATGCGTCCAACGCCGCGACCGACCTCGCATGGATCCGCGAGCGCGCGATCGATGGTGCCTCGATCGTCGATCGAAGCGACGAGACGGGATTGATCGCGATCCAGGGGCCGAAGGCGGCAGCGATCGTCGTGCGCCTCGCGCCTGCGCTGGCGTCGCTTCCTCGCATGGGATGCACGGAGGCCGAGGTGGGCGGCATCACGCTCGTCGCAGCGCGCACCGGCTACACGGGCGAGGACGGCTTCGAGCTGTTCTGTCCGGCCGAGCGTGCGGTGGCCTTGTGGCGCCTTCTCGTCGAGACTGGCCGTGACGACGGCCTTGCCCTTTGCGGTCTCGGTGCCCGCGATACCTTGCGCATCGAAGCGGCCCTTCCCCTGTACGGCCACGAGCTGGGCCTGGACATCAGTCCCTACGAAGTGCGCCTGGGCTGGGCCGTCAAGGCGAACCGCCCGGGGATGGTCGGCTACGAGGCCCTGGTGCGGGCTGCCGCGGGAGGCGCAACGCGTCGGCTGATCGGGCTATTTGTCGAAGGCGGCATCGCCCGCGAAGGTGCGGCCGTGTTTACGCCGGGGGCCCCGGAGGCAGCAGGCCGCGTTACGAGCGGAACCCATTCGCCGACCCTCGGCCGGCCGGTCGCGATGGCCCTGGTCGACGGGAAAGTCGCGGCGGCCACGACGGCAGCCTCGGCAAATGGGGCAGAAGCCGTGCTCGAAGTGGACGTGCGCGGGAAACGCAGAAGGGCAGTGGTGACGCGCCTTCCCTTCTGTGTTAAGCGCCCCGCAGCTTGA
- the folD gene encoding bifunctional methylenetetrahydrofolate dehydrogenase/methenyltetrahydrofolate cyclohydrolase FolD — MASLIDGKAIALAVRNEVAQHIAARTARGLRPPGLAVVLVGEDPASKVYVGRKNRESRELGMVSVSVELPASAAMAEILATVRSLNARDDIDGILVQMPLPKGLDSDAVIAAIDPHKDVDGLHPASQGALFTGRPGLRPCTPSGCMQLIDSTGTRLQGKTAVVVGRSVLVGKPVAMMLLERNATVVMCHSRTADLPGEVSRGDVVVAAVGVPGLVRGDWIKPGAVVVDVGISRIDGKLVGDVEFEPAERRAGWITPVPGGVGPMTVAMLLSNTYRARLARDRSGTVNDDLLASDRERGRA, encoded by the coding sequence GTGGCCTCTCTCATCGACGGCAAGGCGATCGCGCTCGCGGTGCGCAACGAGGTTGCGCAGCACATCGCCGCGCGCACCGCGCGCGGACTGAGGCCGCCGGGACTGGCCGTCGTGCTCGTCGGCGAAGATCCCGCCTCCAAGGTCTACGTCGGTCGCAAGAATCGCGAGTCGCGGGAGCTCGGGATGGTCTCGGTGTCCGTCGAGCTTCCGGCAAGCGCTGCGATGGCCGAGATCCTCGCCACCGTGCGGTCGCTCAACGCCCGCGACGACATCGACGGAATCCTCGTGCAGATGCCGCTGCCGAAAGGGCTCGACTCCGACGCGGTGATCGCGGCGATCGATCCGCACAAGGACGTCGACGGCCTTCACCCGGCCAGCCAGGGTGCGCTGTTCACCGGTCGCCCGGGGCTGAGGCCCTGCACGCCGTCGGGCTGCATGCAGCTCATCGACTCGACGGGAACGCGCCTGCAGGGAAAAACCGCCGTCGTCGTTGGCCGTTCGGTGCTCGTCGGCAAGCCGGTGGCGATGATGCTGCTCGAACGGAACGCGACAGTCGTCATGTGCCACTCGCGCACTGCGGATCTTCCCGGTGAAGTCTCCCGCGGCGACGTCGTCGTCGCTGCGGTCGGAGTGCCGGGACTCGTACGCGGCGACTGGATCAAGCCGGGAGCCGTCGTCGTCGACGTCGGTATCAGCCGCATCGACGGAAAGCTCGTCGGCGATGTCGAGTTCGAGCCGGCCGAGCGCCGCGCCGGCTGGATTACGCCGGTGCCGGGCGGCGTCGGTCCGATGACCGTGGCGATGCTGCTGTCGAATACGTACCGTGCGCGCCTTGCCCGCGATCGTTCCGGCACGGTGAACGACGACCTCCTCGCGTCCGATCGCGAGAGGGGGCGGGCGTGA
- the aspS gene encoding aspartate--tRNA ligase, protein MERTCYCGLPRKNDAGRELVLTGWVDSRRDHGGIIFVDLRDHTGIVQLVFDPETSADAHRNAGELRSEFVIGVRGTLRARSTETVNPRMATGEVELVVEQLEILNVSKPVPFAIDDSSSLTENVRLRYRYLDLRRPMMQRNLRVRHDVCQIARQHLNDLGFLEVETPMLTRSTPEGARDYLVPSRVNPGSFFALPQSPQLFKQLLMVAGYDRYYQIARCFRDEDLRADRQPEFTQIDLELAFPSAETIMGVVEDLLKKVFSHVLGRSFDEPFPRMSWDESMARYGSDRPDTRFAMELVDLTGVLAGSEFKVFRAAVDGGGIVAAINVKGGAAMSRKDIDDLGSYAAGFGAKGLAWIKVADGQWQSPIVKFLSDSERAEIASRCGIEDGDLVLFAADTVKVVRAVLGNLRVKIADDKGLRDPSKFNFLWVVDFPLVEWDAEEKRYFALHHPFTAPKAADLPRLESETEAVRADAYDIVLNGTELGGGSIRIHRGDVQSRVFSLLGIGPDEAREKFGFLLEALSFGAPPHGGLALGLDRMIAMLVGSESIRDVIAFPKTQRAACLLTEAPSPVDNAQLRGLGIKLAGQAAAKA, encoded by the coding sequence GTGGAGCGGACCTGTTACTGCGGATTGCCCAGGAAGAACGATGCCGGGCGCGAGCTCGTGCTGACGGGCTGGGTGGATTCGCGCCGCGACCACGGCGGCATCATCTTCGTCGATCTGCGCGACCACACCGGGATCGTCCAGCTCGTGTTCGACCCGGAAACGAGCGCCGATGCGCATCGCAACGCAGGTGAGCTGCGCAGCGAGTTCGTCATCGGCGTGCGCGGCACCCTGCGCGCACGCAGCACGGAGACCGTCAACCCGAGGATGGCCACCGGCGAAGTCGAGCTCGTCGTCGAACAGCTCGAGATCCTCAACGTCTCCAAGCCGGTCCCGTTCGCGATCGACGATTCGTCGTCGCTCACCGAGAACGTGAGGCTGCGTTACCGCTACCTCGACCTGCGGCGCCCGATGATGCAGCGCAACCTGCGCGTTCGCCACGACGTCTGCCAGATCGCGCGCCAGCACCTGAACGACCTCGGCTTCCTCGAGGTCGAAACTCCGATGCTGACGCGCTCGACACCCGAAGGCGCGCGCGACTACCTCGTGCCGAGCCGCGTCAACCCCGGCTCGTTCTTCGCGCTGCCGCAGTCGCCGCAGCTCTTCAAGCAACTGCTGATGGTCGCCGGCTACGATCGCTACTACCAGATCGCGCGCTGCTTTCGCGACGAGGACCTGCGCGCCGATCGCCAGCCCGAGTTCACGCAGATCGACCTCGAGCTCGCCTTCCCGAGCGCCGAGACGATCATGGGCGTGGTCGAGGACCTGCTGAAGAAGGTGTTCTCGCACGTGCTCGGCCGCTCCTTCGATGAGCCTTTCCCGCGCATGAGCTGGGACGAGTCGATGGCGCGCTACGGCAGCGACAGGCCCGACACCCGCTTCGCGATGGAGCTGGTCGACCTCACGGGCGTGCTCGCCGGTTCCGAGTTCAAGGTGTTCCGCGCGGCCGTCGACGGCGGCGGCATCGTCGCGGCGATCAACGTCAAGGGCGGCGCCGCGATGTCGCGCAAGGACATCGACGACCTCGGCAGCTATGCGGCCGGGTTCGGTGCCAAGGGCCTGGCGTGGATCAAGGTTGCCGACGGCCAGTGGCAGTCGCCGATCGTCAAGTTCCTCTCCGACTCCGAGCGCGCCGAGATCGCCTCGCGCTGCGGTATCGAGGACGGAGACCTCGTTCTGTTCGCTGCGGACACGGTCAAGGTCGTGCGCGCGGTGCTCGGCAACCTGCGCGTCAAGATCGCCGACGACAAGGGCCTCCGTGACCCTTCGAAGTTCAACTTCCTGTGGGTCGTCGATTTCCCGCTGGTCGAATGGGATGCCGAGGAGAAGCGCTACTTCGCGCTGCACCATCCGTTCACGGCGCCGAAAGCCGCCGACCTGCCGCGCCTGGAAAGCGAAACGGAGGCGGTGCGCGCCGATGCGTACGACATCGTACTCAACGGCACCGAGCTCGGCGGCGGCTCGATCCGTATCCACCGCGGCGACGTGCAGAGCCGGGTGTTCTCACTGCTCGGCATCGGCCCCGACGAGGCTCGCGAAAAGTTCGGCTTCCTGCTCGAGGCGCTGAGCTTCGGTGCTCCGCCGCACGGAGGCCTTGCGCTCGGTCTGGACCGCATGATTGCGATGCTCGTCGGCAGCGAATCGATCCGCGACGTCATCGCGTTCCCGAAAACCCAGCGCGCGGCGTGCCTGCTGACCGAAGCACCGTCGCCCGTCGACAACGCGCAGCTTCGCGGCCTCGGCATCAAGCTGGCAGGCCAGGCGGCGGCAAAGGCATGA